Within the Periplaneta americana isolate PAMFEO1 chromosome 6, P.americana_PAMFEO1_priV1, whole genome shotgun sequence genome, the region tttataaaatacatttcagaaAGTGACAAGGAAACGgacaataatttcaaatttctttaaaatctaAGATATAGAATTAAAGTTGAAGGTTTCaaattattcacttttttttttttttaacaatgtaaAATATTGTGCAGTATTCAACACTTTTTAGTGGTAAGTACTTCTGTATAAAAATTCTGTTCAAAATTATAATTAGTAaggaactgaaaataaataagagaGATGTCAAAATGCAgtatagtttaatttttttattttcccaatAGTGTAAAGTTACCATATGTCCCCGTTTCTCAGGGAGTCCCCGAATTTTGCTTTCTGCCCCCAAACAAAATTCGTCCCCGGATTTAATAATTTGTTCCCACATATCCCCGGATTTTCAGTGttaataattaatatgatttaatGCTCCTTGCATATTGCTGTGATAAATTCTGCTAATGTAATTTTGCCGCTTTTTCATGATGCCATAAtcaaaaatgaaggtgaggacGTAATTGCTGTCTAGTCTTCcattgttatcgatagtagaaaAACTGAACTTCAGGAAGGAAGTGTTTTTTGGGAATTtttagaaatggcttttatttcacaacagaattctCAGTATCTCtcttgaatttataaaaatgctGTTTAATATCCCAGTGCCTGGGTTATTCATAAGGTATCTATGAAATGTACTTATATTGCTTCCTCTAGGAAGAGACTAATTTGAAGAGAgtccattattttttttcaaatgtaaataaaCTTGGCATGGATGAAGATAATTGAAGgggtcagaaccatagtgggccaagcgccatttactaaaaacagagaaagcaagggttaaagttaagtgaatactatagtttaatgaagattgtcatGCCATTTAGTTTCAacgtgcatactttatattactaactatatgtttcattgaattatgttattcaattaattttaactcttgttttctcagtttttaatatatggcgcttggcccactatggctctgaacccttcaatttgattaaatttcTTGCGTGAAAAAATATGTGACTTGAGAGAAAATGACAAAGTGGAATGAcaaaaatgctactctttgctcaaaatggagtgaCTTTGTTAATTTTCTCTGAGAAAATGATTTCCTGTGCACAACTCCAAAAGTTGATTGAACTTTGTGTCTTCCTGAAAGTAATACTTCTGTGGAGGGAGTTTATTCAATGAACATGTGGACATCccaaaaatccagaatgagtttagaaactgcTCATGCAATATTTGCTATTTTAACCAACTTGGTGACTTGTCAGAAATTTGCATAAAAATTGGGATCTAGAGAAGATCTGCTTACAAAAAATTCTcttctgatggggggggggggatagtagTTTAGTCTAAATAGAATGAGTACAGTAAAATACCTCGTAtccagcacccaaataaccgacaataccaaaacaatggcacttttaatattttttacactattatgtattataataatCATGAACTGATATTCAGTACTAAAAGTAAACATTGTATGTACcggtatttcaaaactttatttttaaatatctatatgaaaattactaaatttcaacatggaaaaaaaaatgtttatgcagtacagtgtgtctttacataacctataaacgtattttccaattatccagcACTGACTTTGTCCCACACTTGCTGGacacgaggaattctactgtaccagtattttaattctttagaATGTGTAAAAACCATAGAAGTGAACGGCAATGTAACAGAaatgttaaacatattttttatgtctATATCTGTCCcctgaaattgtgaaaaaaatctgGTAACATTACAATAGTGAACACTTTAAATACTCATATCATAAATTTTAATTCCTGGGAGGTGCCTGCTATTgggaagttctactgtattttaattattcccaAAAGCATCAAAATACCACACAGTTCCAAACAAAGGAAATGACAATATAAAATTGCGTCATATTCTGTTCAAATATAATAGAATTGCAAATGCACAAATCATAAagaactttgaaatattttaaattaaataggtATAAAACAGTCATATAGTAACAAAACTATATCACAACAGAATAAACAGAGAAAGATATTGATAATTCGAAAAATATAAACCAAGAGAAAGATATTTACTATAGTcacgatgctgttattcccggcgtgactcctcctctttgcttacgtcttaggaagtgaaggctctataaagtctaggtaggtagtatcgttcaccatttttgttctttcgttgccgagctaccatacgaggaatctatttgccacaccgttaaacattatcatatcgtagctcctatgataataaatcaaacccaCTGTAATTCAgcgaataattgagcggcaaataacgtcctcatgtgctttctgcgaacgccaacgaaagagccaaaatggcgggcgattatattaagtatttatcgagtcttaagaaatgaatatcatcttcatcagtgaatcacaagatgtacacgtttaaatgtagccatcctgcaacgcgattggctgccggaaattagagcaacgggGCTATATGTCAAGCTATGAAGAAATAGTGCTTAAGTGAACAGGTTCAAAAATAGTCCACAGAaacagatgatgatataataaattaattaattaatgtactcACATTATCATGATAGTTCTTCCTGCCTTCACCACTCTAGTAAAGTTCCTTGAACCATATAATTTGTTTTAagtagttttcttttttcttctgatAGTGTCTTCAGTTAAACTGAACACACTATGTTTTGAACTTAAAGTTTCAAACATTGCACTTCCTTCATTTCCAAGCTTTTTTTTTACTATCAATTTCTTCATGACTGTAAACACATTGTACTGAAACAATGGTGATGGGGAAAGAGGGAAAACAAATTACAGGTACACACTAAAAAAAGGAAAGGTGAGAAGTATATTCCTCTCTGAGTGAGAGAGCGAATAACTCAGAAGGTTAGttacaatgaaacaaaataaactttttaaCATCTTGGTCATTCATTTTCATATAcgcttatattttaaattatattatatacacgaTATTTGTCAGGTAAGTATGTATCATGTCCACCAGAAACTGACTGAAAAACTCAGACTGAGTGAACGAACATGATGCCACCACTTAGGAGGAATATATAGCATTTCTCCCTGTCTCAAATGGCATTCCCATGCTTTGGCATCCTTGAACAACGGAAATGTATCATAATCAGGGTTCTCAGGGTCCACCTGGGCTGTATTACTGAGAAGAGATCCTTCATGTGGATACAGTTTTTCTGAATCATCAGGGTGATACAGAAGAATGCGCTTCTCCCCAACAACCTgaagaagaaatacaagaaataaaaacaatcCGATTTCCCATTACAGTATAACCTTCGTTAACCAAACCTTAACAGAAAACCAGTTTCACTGAAACAAGTCATGTAATcgaatttttataaagaaatttaaatgttctactatgtactgtatttataCAAAATTTATATCATATGATGTTATGCTAcacttagggtgaccagattcacattgatgaaaaagaggacacaaaacttaaaaaacgaggacattgttggaaaaaaaaaagaggacaaaatatgtacttagatttaagcttaggtctatattatactttaaattacgtcaatatctattttattacaaaacaattacgataaaacttaataatagttaatcatcagtgtggttttaggcgtaatagatcaactattgaccagatattttctattcgacagataatggagaaaaaatgggagtataaggatacagtgcatcagttactgtatttatagatttcaaaaaggcatatgactcggttaagagagaagttttatatgatattcttattgaatttggtattcccaagaaactagttcgattaattaaaatgtgtctcagtgaaacgtacggtacagcagagttcatataggtcagtttcggtcagatgcgtttccaattcactgtgggctaaagcttggtcatttgttttcataaacacttatattttaaattatattatgtacacgatattctgtatggttgtgaaaattggactctcactttgagagaggaacatatgttaagggtgtttgagaataaggtgcttaggaaaatatttggggctaagagggatgaaggtacaggagaatggagaaagttacacaacacagaactgcacgcattgtattcttcacctgacataattaggaacattaaatccagacgtttgagatgggcagggcatgtagcatgtatgggcgaatccagaaatgcatatagagtgttagttgggaggccggagggaaaaagacctttagggaggccgagacgtagatgggaagataatattaaaatggatttgagggaggtgggatatgatgatagagaatggattaatcttgctcagaatagggaccaatggaaggcttatgtgagggtggcaatgaacctccgggttccttaaaagccagtaagtaagtaagttaaaatatgaaagtcaagggaactataatattaaagaggacagaaaatatctatttatatttaggcttaggcctatattatgtcaatattttattacaagatacttatgataaaacttaataatatgaaATCATTTTACAGTTACTTACAAATGAAAGCAACGGCCATAACAAGTAGGGGCAAGGAGAATTATGTTATGATCGTTTGCAAAGAGTACCTATATTCCGTCAATGCGGCTGCCACCTACAGACAAATTACTCGAAAaagacgtcaaatcagataatttcaacatatcaggcatacaagttacgaaaaggaggacatttctcgattttttaaaaatccgcctggACTccagacaaaggcctaaaaaggacatgtccggacaaaagaggacgtctggtcaccctagctacactcattatatttatttttaatttcaacaatttATGGATAACATATAAAGACAAACTCAATCACTGTATCCTTTGCCCCTATCAACAGAATAAACATAGCAGAATCTCTGATGCATGGTGGATAACTCAAATGTCAATCAGTTACTTAAGCTGAATGaagattttgagaaaaatgtaAAACATGAACCCATATTAAAAATCATCAAACACAACTCCTGAATCTAAATTCATGGCACtgtattttcatatcatttaattaatgatctggatttaattttgatagattaattcttaatttataacTATATTTATTCGACTATATTACTTAAGCTTAATTGTTATTAAACATGGAGCCAATGACTGAATTTGAAAATTTCCTAATATAAAACTGGTAATAATTATGAAAGTAAAGAACTTTTGCACTGTTTCTACCtgtctaatttttttctttatggaaTCAGAATAAATACCGATAgctctttgtattgtatttatttacattccatgttattcatacattgcttcacagctagaatatgaaacatgtcaaaaaaatcttaatagtactaccacagtctagtatatacagtcacgaagcttgacttgttgagggtactacgaacaatagactgtgccagtattatttcacattgtctgtaatggggcgatagtagcgatcctagtggttagcaactatctatggatgcatatttcctacatattgagcttcgtaactgtatatactaaactgtggtactaTAAAGTCTCAattacaatcacagtctagttgaaatatatacagaagagttttacaatatactagacAACACAAGGGGTtggtatcaatacttaatacaagacagaaatattcatgcagtgttgttgaatttcaaaaattcatctacagaatgtgagaaattaggtacttctttaattttgccctaaataatcttacgttttgagttttatatatatatatatatatatatatatatatatatatatatatatatatatatatatatcccactGTTTTCTAGCTAATTTAACTGGGAATACTCACTTAATCGATGCACAATTTAGACAGAAATGAAGTATGAGAAAATCATGAACGCAGATTCGTGATACGTTCAGAATGCAGATATGTATTACCACAAATCCATTCCCAAGCAGGCGGGCTTCCATTAGCCCATACTATTGCATTACATGCAACTACAACCTGCGTcacaaattaggcctataatatacgCATAAAAATAATGTCGGAATTTGTCTAGCTCTTTAGTAACCCTACAAAGATAATTCTCCTGTACGTTTCTAAGCATATAAACATGTACTGAACATAAACAATGTACAGAAACACTTGCCACTGTGGAGATCAGCATCTGTGTTGTAgcacagctgactaaacaattcGCAGTATTAAGACAATAAATCTAGTTAGGTAAGACGAATGCGTAATATATTCCATAATAATACTGTATCAAGTGTTTATACACCTCCACATCGTTTTTGTGTGGAAAAATATGATTAATCAATAAGTTACTCTgaaattgcatttattttcagaatCTAAAACGTCTTCATAGCACAGAATTTCCGCATTAGCAGACTATACCAAACGCAAGTGGAGAATTCGCGCGCTGACGAATCACGTCATGTATCATGGCAACGTAATACATTTCACGTTTCTCCGCGAAGTTTGACACAGTCTCCGGATCGCAATCTTCTGTACCCTCTTGCTTCAAAGGTAATAATGGAGAACAAAAAGTTCGCTCTTTCAAAGTAAAAGAAAACTCTCCATGCGGGAAAATATGGCGTCGGGACCGTGATTTCGCAACGATCGATGCGATAAAACGATAGTTCGAGGAGCGATGGAACCGGGAAAAAATAACGTTATTTATATGGGACTATTTTCGGGACCAAAAAAAGCGGGCGAAAAAGGCGGGGAAAACGACGATAACGGGAACGATGCATCGAGGTTCCATTGTATAtgacgtgtgtatgtgtgtgtgtgtgtgtatgtatgtatgtaggtatatatagagggaggctattaaaaatttataCTGCCATATATAGTACACAGTAAGAATTTATTATAAGAGAAATAAATTTCATACATACTTGGGTTAGAAGATTGTGTTTAGGGTCATGATGTATGGGTGAAACTGTGCCCTTTGGACCAAACCAGGCATTGATGTCTGTTTCTTCAGTAGTTGTTTCATCATCCAAATTGTCACTGAGACAACAGTATTCTGGCTCAAATATATCTTTACGAAGCTCTGGAACCTGTAACATGTATAATCAGCTATGTTTGGTCTTATATTGTGAAAGAAAATACGCGTACACACAAACTGTATTTTCGTAGTTGGATATCAAAATTATAACAACAGGTTGTTTTGTATCATCACATAAAAAATCTGCATACCTGCTCAAACAAGGGATGTTGTGCCAAGTAACCAACACATTTGCTTTCTCCTGTCTGTGAAGCAATATGGGTCTCAATGAATTCTCCAATCGTCATTAGTTTCTGTGACCATTCTGGATGTGTATAATGGACTCCAAGTTCTATGGGGACAGTACGAGTCCCTGCCACTCTTTTCAGGTAGTTTATATCTTCCCATAAGTGGAGCGCCGGCCAATGACTCATACAACCTTAAACATAACTTTACAAAATACTCCGAAAAGAAAACAGACAAATGATAGTaccttactttctcattatacaaagtATTAATGGAAAATATTGTGAAGCTGCAAAAAAATATGCTGTATATACGCGAATACTCCGCGCACCCTGATGTtaggagagaaaattaaaaaaaatggctgtaatttgtatttcaaataatgcGTGCACCCCAGTTTTTCGCTAAAGTCTGGAAAAAATATGCGCGGAATATTCGCGTATATATGGTATTTCGAACATTACGCGCACATACTTTTTCACCATTCTTGATACCGACAAAGATGTTTTGGC harbors:
- the JMJD5 gene encoding bifunctional peptidase and arginyl-hydroxylase JMJD5 isoform X1, whose translation is MAQVDVKLCEVRQLIPENITHLLPVSELDRASLFLLQETQDTLLKCRQPDKALKTVEYVLEMTWEDLNTGHWKNIPVATRQLYSAAVLIKIDALLCQCEHKADDRLNLLHTAMKTADLGLLLGAPFGDICMTKIAGLLSDILSLLSSGIKPQEGEVHVTNNIKQNTDKAYDIPGIKGQLLNVLEKPSLEGFRTAYFSPQIPVKLTGCMSHWPALHLWEDINYLKRVAGTRTVPIELGVHYTHPEWSQKLMTIGEFIETHIASQTGESKCVGYLAQHPLFEQVPELRKDIFEPEYCCLSDNLDDETTTEETDINAWFGPKGTVSPIHHDPKHNLLTQVVGEKRILLYHPDDSEKLYPHEGSLLSNTAQVDPENPDYDTFPLFKDAKAWECHLRQGEMLYIPPKWWHHVRSLSLSFSVSFWWT
- the JMJD5 gene encoding bifunctional peptidase and arginyl-hydroxylase JMJD5 isoform X2, with product MTWEDLNTGHWKNIPVATRQLYSAAVLIKIDALLCQCEHKADDRLNLLHTAMKTADLGLLLGAPFGDICMTKIAGLLSDILSLLSSGIKPQEGEVHVTNNIKQNTDKAYDIPGIKGQLLNVLEKPSLEGFRTAYFSPQIPVKLTGCMSHWPALHLWEDINYLKRVAGTRTVPIELGVHYTHPEWSQKLMTIGEFIETHIASQTGESKCVGYLAQHPLFEQVPELRKDIFEPEYCCLSDNLDDETTTEETDINAWFGPKGTVSPIHHDPKHNLLTQVVGEKRILLYHPDDSEKLYPHEGSLLSNTAQVDPENPDYDTFPLFKDAKAWECHLRQGEMLYIPPKWWHHVRSLSLSFSVSFWWT